The following are from one region of the Ornithorhynchus anatinus isolate Pmale09 chromosome X1, mOrnAna1.pri.v4, whole genome shotgun sequence genome:
- the CAV3 gene encoding caveolin-3, with protein sequence MAEEHTDLEARIIKDIHSKEIDLVNRDPKHINEDVVKVDFEDVIAEPEGTYSFDGVWKVSYTTFTVTKYWCYRLLSTVLGIPLALVWGFLFACISFCHIWAVVPCIKSYLIEIQCVSRIYSLCIHTFCDPLFEALGRIFSSIKVSLRKEP encoded by the exons ATGGCCGAAGAGCACACAGACCTGGAAGCAAGGATAATAAAGGATATACACAGTAAAGAAATCGATCTGGTGAACAGAGATCCAAAACACATTAACGAAGATGTGGTAAAG GTGGATTTTGAAGACGTGATAGCTGAGCCAGAGGGCACCTACAGCTTTGATGGAGTCTGGAAAGTCAGCTACACCACTTTCACGGTTACTAAATATTGGTGCTACCGGCTGCTTTCCACTGTGTTGGGGATCCCACTCGCCTTGGTCTGGGGCTTCCTCTTTGCATGTATCTCCTTCTGCCACATCTGGGCAGTGGTGCCATGCATCAAGAGCTACCTGATTGAAATCCAGTGTGTCAGCCGCATCTACTCCCTGTGCATCCACACCTTCTGTGATCCTCTGTTTGAAGCCCTAGGCCGGATCTTCAGCAGCATCAAAGTTTCTCTACGAAAGGAACCCTAG